The following is a genomic window from Canis lupus dingo isolate Sandy chromosome 26, ASM325472v2, whole genome shotgun sequence.
ACgacaccctccccccccatttttcagatgggcAAGCTGAGGCTCCAAGCGACCAGGTTGCTTCCGAGAGTTGTGCAGCTGGATGCAACAGGGGTGGCATCAGAGCTCACATGTCCTGACCCTCCTGTGGTCGAGTCAGTGACCACAAAGGCTGGACTGAGCCCATGGAATTTGTCCCTGAGCCCCGCTGGGCCTCCCCGCCCTGCCTTTATCTAGCTAATCCCCGGCCTGGGAGACAGGGCCATGTTGACGCAGCCAGTGCTGACCGTGTGGATTGTGCGGTGCCCCGAGCCCACCTCTTCACCCGGGGCAGCTCCCCAGGGAGGCGCGGCCGTGGAACCCCTGGCCTGAAATGTGCTCGGGAATCAGGAAAAGTGGTAGCTGACCTCTGGGTTAGCCCTCGGCTGTGAGGCCTTGGGGGGGCCCCTTCAGCCTCCCCAATGGGGATCCTGCTGGCTCCCCGCCCTGGACTGCTGAGAGCGCCAGGTGAGACAAAGAGGGTGAAGCCCCCTCGGAAGTACCCTGGTGGAGGTCAGAAGGGGCCTGCAGAGCCCATGCCGGGGATGCTAGCCTCGGGCTGAGATGGGGTCAGGGGGTGCCCACAGGCTCTCTAGGAGCAAGAGAAGCCCGACGTCGCCCATGAGCTGGGGAGAGCTGCAGCATCTGGGGCCGCGACCTGAGACGTGCTGTCTCAGAAACCGCGTTTCATCGAGGGCCCAGGTGCTTTGCGGGCCTGCGAGTCTGCAAAGTGCTGCCCTGGTGGAGACGCACCCGGTGAACCTGGACCCCAACTTCAGCTCCGCCCCTGTGTGTCCCAGGGGGTGTGGGACGCCCCTGAATCCACGGGAGCACGCCTGGCATGCACAGAGGCGGCGCTGTGTGCTAAGGGTCTGCTTCTCCGAATCCTTCCAGCCATCCCACGAGGTGGGTTCCCTCATTTCCCATTTTCCCAACAGAGCGACGGAGGCTCAGCGAGGGGAAGTACTGGCTCAGGGTGTCACAGCTGgttggtggcagagccaggaccgACTCGGTTTATGGGTCTGTGGCTCCCGAGGTTGGAGtccgggccccctcccccgcgccAGTGCCTCGCTTCGCTCCTCCCCATCATGACGGGCGACCCTGTCCTCCTGTTGCAGATCATCATCTTTGAGCAGGAGAACTTCCAGGGCCACTCGCATGAGCTCAGCGGGCCCTGCCCCAACCTGAAGGAGACTGGCGTGGAGAAGGCAGGCTCTGTCCTGGTGCAGGCTGGACCGTACGTACctacctggggtggggggtggggggctcgcCTGGTTGGGGGCCCCAGGGTGAGGCAAGTGGGCTGTAAAGCTGGCGGGGACCCGCCCTCATTGTGCCGCCGGACCATGCGATTTGGTGGCTGGCAGCCTGTGGAAAGACTTTGTGCTCTGGGGTCAGATTGAGCTGGGCTCAGATGCAGATGCCACCACTTCGAGGCTGTGTCACATTGGACCAGGAActtctctctctgagccttggcctTCTTCCTCTGTGGAAAAAGCCTGACACCAAGGCCAGCCActccctggaggcagggagatggACAGTGGCTTGCATGGACTTTTCTAGAGCTGCCAGTCTCTGGCTCCAGGAGTGTCCTCACTCTCCTATGAGGTTTGAAGCCAGATGTCCCAGCTCTGCATTCACTGGCCGCTCCCCCAATCCTGCCCATACTGGATCTCATTGGCATATTTGGGGGCCAGCAGCCTTGGTACCTGACctcagagagaaggggaggtggCTGGTAGGACGTGACTGCCCCGCTCAGGTCACAAAGCCAAGCACAGCCTGCAGGCGCCTGTCCTTGTGGTTCCCTGACCGCTCCTCCTTGAAAGAGCCTCAGGAATCAGGGGTGGCCTCCGGTGACCCCTCCCAAGAGGTCAGGGGTCCTGGTGGGGTTGGGGGTCCTGGGTGACCCATCCCACAACTCAAGGTTCTCAGGGAATCCTGCAGAGTGCAATGATGCCGCTCAAGTCAGAGTCTGCTGGCGTGGGGAACACGGCCCTGCCGGCCTCCCTTGTCCGACACGCTCTGGGCTCCTGGTGCTCCCGGGAGCACCTCTTCCTGGACAAGTGAAGTTTTGACCATTTAAGCACCGTATCTGATTCtcagttgccttttcattttaccATTTGGATGGGAGACTTTCTCAAACAGACTTGACcctcctctgctttctttctagaaattgaacttttgatatttttgctAATGATTGTTGATTGTTCAAAGTTGAGTTCTGGATAACTGAGGTGACGCTACTCTCGCCTTGGCGGTGTCTGGATTTTGATGGCTGAGCCAGGCGAGTGCGAGCCCCGGCGGCTTGAGCAACTAGCCAGGGTCCCGCCAGGGGAAGCCGGGGGTGGCCTGACCCGCCCTCGCTCTGTCTCCACTGCAGCTGGGTGGGCTACGAACAAGCCAACTGCAAGGGAGAGCAGTTTGTGTTCGAGAAGGGCGAGTACCCCCGCTGGGACTCGTGGACCAGCAGTCGGAGGACTGACTCCCTCAGCTCCCTGAGACCCATCAAAGTGGTGAGCCTCCTGTCGcttcttgcttcttcctctctttgccACCTTGGAGCTGGGGCTCtagggagcaggaaggagcctTCACCTCCAGCCCTGTGACCCTTCTGATGGGCAGGGCACACTTCCCGGCTCTGTGACCTAGCATAAGTCATTCAcctccccaagcctcagtttccccatctgttaaatggagaTATTTGTATCTAACTGCCCTGAGATTCCCACATGCTCAGCCTAAGGGTTGCCACATCGCACAACCCCAAGGGGGGCTCCATTCACGAGATCTCAAAATGCTCTGGGGTGGGTGCCATTCACATTCCATTCTGTGTGCGGACCGTGCTCCCCAGGGTTGGAAGCTATCACAGAGCAGTAGCTCAACGGATGGCAGCCATCCTAAATATGAAAAGGAATTTTGGGACTGGGTGTGGAGGCAAAGGTGGGTTAGTTCTTGTTCATAACTCATGCTGGCAGGACCTGTGGTTCTTCTCTGACCCCGATTCTTACTAGAATGTGAACTCTTAGGGAGGGCACCGGGCCAGCCTCCCAAACCTCCCCAAGGCAGGTTAACTCTCCCCATAGCTTGATGGAAGATTGGAGAACACTGGACTTAGCCTCCCATAGAGCTGGGTTCCTATGTTggctctgtttaaaaaaaaaaaaaaaaaaaaaaagattttatttatttatttatttatttatttattatttatttatttatgacagacagagagaggtagagacataggcagagggagaggcaggatccctgtagggaacctaatataggattcgatcccaggaccctgggatcatgacccaagccaaaggcagacgctcaaccactgagccatgcaggggcCCCATTGGCTCTGGTCTTTAAAGGATTAAAGGGGATGACTAAGAAAATATAGGAACAGGATATGGGAAGAGATGTGGCAAGGAAGAAAAGCCAAAATATCTCTGGTGCCTGTTTGGGGCCCCACCAgcctgcatctctgtgtgtgtagactgtgaccaatttttttttaaagggagctGAGAGAAAATGACATATCAGAATTGAATGTGCCTGTAAGTGTAGAGCCTGGAGTGTCATATGAAGACAGCCCAGTGGGACCCCAACAAACAGCCAGGGTTAACTGCTGTTGTTTATAGACACTCGGGTGGCGGGGGTACTGCGTAGCAGGTGTGTAGGTGGATTGAGCTGATCTCAACGGTGGGGCATCTGGACAGGGTGGGGGAGGCTCaccccaggcccctctcccacACCCACTTTCCATGCTCCCTGCCAACAGGACAGCCAAGAGCACAAGATCATCCTCTATGAAAACCCCAACTTCACGGGGAAGAAGATGGAAATCATAGATGACGACGTGCCCAGTTTCCACGCCCACGGCTACCAGGAGAAGGTGTCGTCGGTGCGGGTGCAGAGTGGCACGTGAGTGCAGACCCAGCCCCGGGTCGCCCTGCCCTGGACCCTGCAGAGCATGTATACCCGCGACCTCAGTCTTCCCTTATGGGAAGTGGGCATGGAGATCGTGAGCTTGTAATTGGCTTTCAGCCCCTGCAGTCCCGTCCAGAGCTGCCTTTTGGGCAGCACCCTACCTCTGGAGTGAGGCAAAGCTCGGCCTTAACCTCAATCCCCAAGAGCAGGACAGTAAACGTTAGTGGGGTGCAGATGAGGccgggcaggggtgggaggcagaaggGTAGGAGGTGACTTGAGTGGTCTTAATGGAGCTGGGAGTGGCAGGCAGTCCAGCCCATGCTGCTGCTTTACCGCATGAGTTCCTGAGTTTAGAAAGAGGACGTGTCGTTTCCCATTGAATAAACTTCCCTGGTACATGACTCTGGCCGTCACCCACGGGGAATTCCTTCTTGTGCAAAACTTCAATTCTATGGGCATCCTCAGACAGGCTACAGGCAGtggtgcttggagcttgcttgTGCCAGCTTGGAAGAGCTGATTCTTCAATTTTCAGAATTTCTGTGAGCTGGTTTTGAATCCTCAGTAGCTTGAAATCTGCTATAGTGGGACTATTTGCACCATAGAAATTGGAATATGTTACAAATCAAGACCCCTTTTTCCTCAAGAGAGCTGATTTACCAACACGTACTGGCATTCTGGAATTCACCAAACTCCTAAAATACTGTGCAAAGTTCTGAGTTTGTGGTCTtcgtcattcattcattcattcattcattcttcaatcTGTTGAGTGCcaccacatgccaggcattgtgttaggTGCTCAGCATGTCAAAAGAGATTAGAGACCTGGCTTCTGCTTGGTAAAGCTAAGTCTAGCTGGGGTCAAGAGTTAATAATTTAAGAATCCACACAAATctggacttccttttttttttttttttccaaatctggACTTCGTCCCTGAAAAGGGGACTCTTGAACTCAGATCCCGAGAAAGAGTAGAAGTGCAGGTgtaaagagaggaaggaaggtcaGACAGATaacagcacgtgcaaaggccctgtggttgGAGGAGCCTAGTGCATTTGAGGGACTCTACAAACTCTCGACTGGCTGGCTAGTGCGCCGAGATATAGGGACCCAAGACCAAGAGGTAGAGCTGCAAGACCCCAAGTCTGGCCAAGCAGGTCCCAGTAGGGCAGGGCTTTGTAACATTCTGGGGGGAAGAAACTGTAAATTTCATTAGGCGCTCAAAAGAGtgaaggaccccccccccccaagacggTGGTGACTTCAAATGACAAAGGGATTACAGAGGGCTCCCGGGACCCAGCCTATTCTCCTTGGGCCTTGCAGCCAGGCATGGAGTTAGGAGGAGGGTAGACAGAGGCAGTTAAGAGACCTGTCTTATTCGAGGCTTCAATGGGCTTGAGATCATTCCTTCCTCTGATCCCAGTATCAGGCCTTCAGTCAAAAGTTGCTTCAAGAGGTAGTGAGCTCCCcatcaaaagaaggaagaaagcagaggcTGGATGCCGGAAGGATGGTGTTCCTGCCCAACAATCAGGAAGTGAGAAAGGATTGGGAACTCCCCCCTTCCTAATGGCTtaaggactctctctctctctcccccctttcccccctccccccgcctgcctctcctctgtcctcCGTCTGGCCTGCAGGTGGGTCGGTTACCAGTACCCTGGCTATCGTGGGCTGCAGTACCTGCTGGAGAAGGGAGACTACAAGGACAGCGGTGACTTtggggctccccacccccaggtgcaGTCCGTGCGCCGCATCCGCGACATGCAGTGGCACCAACGGGGTGCCTTCCACCCCTCCAACTAGTGcccccctttccctccttcccagggGCTTGGTCTGCTGCCCAGGATCCCCCCAGACCTCCTGGCGAGTGAATAAAGTGTGACTTGCAATTTGTGTGTTGTGTTGTCTTGTATCTCCAGTGGGAGCTGAGACCTGGGTTCTGGGTGCGTGTGTgcgagacagagacagacagatagacagacagacggaGAACCAGGAAGTGACTGGGCTGGGGTAGGACAGCAGAACCCTCAGGAAGACTTAGAACTCTGTTGCTTCttagccgtgtgaccttgggcgtaCTGtccaacctctctgaacctctgttTCTTTGCCTGGTTTGCAGCCACCTGTGCCCCATGAGAGCCTGGCTCCCTTTTACATGGTTGCTGAGAACCATCCCCCCGGGGGCGTGTGAGGGATGCTCCAGCCCTTAAAAATGTGTCCCCTGCCATTCCCATAGTAGCATGTTATCACCTTGAGCCTGGCAGTTTTCTTAGATCGGCCAGGAGAGCCAATAGCCCTGCAATCCCACCCCGTCCCAGACAGAGGGCCTGGCCCCCCGTTTCTGTTCCGTGTGTGTTCCATGGTCCCTCCGCTCATTAGTTGCTTGGTTTGATCACTCAGCGTCACGGTTGGCCTGGATTCTAATGGCTGTTCCGGAGCCTGGCCTGTGATCGGGCCTCAGACAAGTGATTTTACCTCTCAGAGCCCCCATGCTTATACTTggggaaaaggggggggggacagggcCTCCCTGATCTGGACTCAGtggagatgaaatgagatgaCCCGGGCATTCTCTGGATAAATGGGAATCGTTTGCTGCTCATCTGTAGCCCGAGTATCTACTTCCCAGGGCAGCTTCCTTTCGCTTCGCATGCGGTATCTTTTGATGTCGtggttttacattttgatgtcGTCTAACATCGGTCTGTTCCCTTATAGTGTGTACCTACCCTGTCTTCTTGAAGAAATTCTTTCTAACCCCAGGTCTCAAATATATTCTCCAATATTTTTACCCCCCTGGACATTTGCAAGTTGTGCTCTTCACATGTGAATTCTCAATCCCTCTGGAGCTGGTTTTGGTGTCCAGCGTGTCTAAGTTCCTTTTGGATCTCCCCTTTTCCACTGCCGGCCACCGTTGTCCTGGAATCATTTCTTGAGAAGTCCGTTTCACCCACTGTGGGGCAATGCCACCTCTGTCGCATATTAGATGGGCTTATGTGCGTGGAGTCTACCCCCGGGGTCCCTTTTCCATTCCCCTATCAGGCTGTATCTTTCCGGACTCTGACCACATTATGTCAATAACTATTGCTTGGTAATAAGTTTCGAACCGCTCTTCTTATTCAGAAAGATTTTAGgtaggggcgcccgggtggctcagtggttaagggtctgcctttggcccaagccatgatcctggggtcctgggatcgagtcccgcattgggctccccgcagggagcctgcttccccctccgcctgtgtctctacctctctgtgtgtctctcatgaataaatagataaaatctttttttaaaaaagaaaaattttagatagTCTCACCCTTGTGTACCTCCATATAAAGTCATCCCCTCGAATCTGGACAAATGGAAAACCCTGTTGAATGAGCTAAAGTGGTTAACATGATTACCATGCAGATAGGAACTAatcagttctcaataaatgttacttgtTTCCACTTGTTCCTTCTTCTTTAGCCAATAACTGCCAAGTGCGTATGTTCTTCCTGGAcctgggcagaggaggggatacaaaataaataggaCAGAGCCCCGCCCACCCCCGGAAGCTCCCACTCTACTCTGGAGAGATGGTGATAGCTTGACAATAAGACCTTggtgattgggatccctgggtggcgcagcggtttggcgcctgcctttggcccagggcatgatcctggagacccaggatcgaatcccatgtcgggctcccggtgcatggagcctgcttctccctctgcctgtgtctctgcctctgcctctctctctctgtgtgactatcataaataaaaaaaaaaaaaaaaaaagaccttggtgattattatggattgaattggtcctccttccccaaattcatgtgttgaagtcctaaccccctaGTGTCTCAGAATGTGACATTTGTTGGAACTATAGTTGTTGCAGAGgtgattatttaaatttagatGAGGTCAGAGTGGATTGGGTGAGTCCTTAATCCAGTATCACTGGTGTCCTTGTGAAGAGGGGAAatttgcagacacacacacacatacagaggacATCATGTGACGATACAGGCAGAGAATGGGGTGATGCAACAGAGACCAAGCTACATCCGAACCACCAGGAAACCACCAGAATCCAGGAGAgaagcatggaacagattctccctcacatGCCCCCAGAAGGAGCCAACCCTGTGACACCCTGACCTTGGAGGGCCAGCCTAcagaattgtgagataataaatttctgttgtttaagccactatgtTCAGGGCACTCCGTGATGGCATCCCTAGGACACTAATACAATGATGGCGAGAGGAAGGGGCCAAGGACACCAAGAGGGGGCAAGGGTACTGCCTGGGGCATCAGACCTCCAAAGATGTGGGAGGCGTTGAAAGAAGAGTTGACATTTTGCAGATGAATCTTGGGGAGAACCATCTTGACAAAGGGAACAGAGTACGCAGAGTTGGGGATGCAAGAGAGAGCATGCGATGTTCCAGTGTTCTAAGCATAGTGACCACCTCAGGGCATGGAAACTCTGAGGGCTGGCTAAGCACAAAGTCCTGAGAGATTGGCTGGTGGTGATCAAGATGATGCTGTGCATGGTAGGCAGCACCAAGGGGGCTTCTATCTATCTATTCCTAACACCAACCTACCCAAAACTTAGTGGGTACAACAACAATCATTTGCTTTGCTCACATGTGTCATTTGGGCAGGACCCAGTGAGGATAGCACATCTCTGCTCCAAATGGAGTCATCTAGGGTAGCTCAAAGGCTGGGGAGGAGTCCCATAGCTGAGTGTTGGTGCCGGCTGTTGGCTGGGGCCTCAACTATGGCTCTCAGATCAGACCCCCGCCCAACACGTGGGCCCTCCATGCAGCTGCTTGGCTACCACACAGCATGGTAGCTGGGCTCTAAGAGCAAGTGTCCCAAGAGAAAGGTGGAGGCTTCGTGGCATTCGTAAGACTCAGCCTCAGAAGGCACACAGCATCGCTTCTTCCACACTCTGTTGGAAGGAGGGTCACATGGGTGGACCCAGGTTGGAGAGGAGAAGACAAAGGCCCCAGCAGTCAATGAGAGGAAGGTCAAGGTATGGGAGGAGATTCCCCATATGGGAGGCCTTTTTTACAAAACAGACTCTGCCAAGGGAAAGGAGACCCCCCCAGGAATGGGCTTTGACAAGGGGGAGCAGATGCCGGAATCCACACAGTGCTGGGTGGGACACTTTCAGAGGCCCTCATCCTCCTCAGTGAAAGAACAAGGATGGCCAGTTGGGGTCACTCTCTCCctacattgcctttttttttttttttaaagattttatttatttattcatgagacacacacacacacagaggcagagacacgggcagagggagaagcaggctccatgcagggagcccgatgcgggactcaatcctgggtccccaggatcaggccctgggccgaaggcaggcactaaaccgctgagccacccagggatcccctcattgctttgattgcttcatttttctttgcatttccctgtctcgctctttatctctctttctacttCCTTCTGTCTCCCTCGGGACCTACCTTTATCCCTGCTGGTACCACtgcctctgtctgtttctctctgtttctctgtctcctgcttcctttcctaaccctcctcttcatcttccccCCTCCGTCTCTCTGTCAAGCGAGGGCCGTGTTGGGTGggtccctctccctgtctcccaaCACCTCCAAGCCAGGACCCCTCTGCCTCCGCTCAGATCTCCCCAGAACCGTCTCCTAGGCGCACTCCCGCCTCCAGCCACCAGGTGTCAGCGGAGCGTCGTCCTCGGGGCTCCTCGCCCGCTGCCGGAGCTGGGAGGGGCCTCAGAGCCTCTCCTGGGCCAGCTGCCAACCTGAGACTCCAGAGAGCAAGCTCCCGCTGGACAGGCCTTCGAGGCCTGTTGTTTCTGCAGCTCTCCTCCCCAGTGCTTGCTGGGAGGGGAAACAAACAGCACCCAGGCTTTGCAGAAGCTGTTTAAGCTGGGTTTTGTAGGATGAGTAGGAGCTCGTCGGGTACGCAAGGACGGAAGTGCCTCCGGCACATTCACTCACCAATTTGCTCATTCACTCCCATcatcttcctcctgcccctctgctcccttCGTGGGCCTCACTCTTGctctcctgtcctctccctcccttccctgtccttcctccccctttttctcctcttcctctgaatTCCCTTTGCCGCACCTTTCCTTCATTCCCCACCTCTGTCTTCCCcttacctctgctttctttcctcttccccagcTCAGCGTGCACCAGGGACGGGTGTTTCACTGATGCAAAGCgaagctgagaaccactgctctagggGTTTGTAATTCTGTAAGCAGCTTACTTTTCtgcatctttctttaaaataggcagatgatggggcatctgggtggctcagtcagttgagcatctgcctttggctcaggtcatgatcccagggtcctgggatgagcccttagtggggatccctgctccactgggagtctgcttcttgttctccctctacccctcccccacttgtgtgaCACTTCACTttttctcattcactctctcaaatgaacttttaaaaacgcttttaaaaataaaataggctgaTGACGTTCATGAATAGTTTATGACTAAACCTCTTATCGCaggaagttatttttctttttccattaaagaagacacagactTGAGTGGATTGGGATCTCCTATCTCTGCATTCATCCAAGAATGAGGAAAGACCAGCCAGATGGACCACACTGCCATTTCCAAGGCAGAAATCAGAAGTTTTGTTCCAAAATATTGATCTAAGTAttggtcaaatgcttttcctttccaGTCATTGATCaggtgctttattattttttttaagtttatttatttattttttagtaatctctacacccaacacggggctggaatttacgaccccaagatcaagattctcatgctcttctgactgagccggGCAGGTGCACCAAGCAGGTGCTTTATATTCATGATTATCACGGTGTGTGCCAACCTCATACAGTGTGTCTGCTCCTCAGGTCCGACCATTAGCCCCTCAACTTCATTGCAGATGTGATTATTCACAATTTGTTTGGTCCTGCTTCCCAGCTGGACTGGAGATTTCatgaggacagggagggagggggtccGCTCACATCTCCATGCTGCACCACCAGCGCATCCACATAGCCGCCAGCCCCTTCCCTGGGAGAAGCCATCCCTGATCCCAGACTCCTCCAGGGAAGTCCTCAAATGCTCATGCAGCCCATGCAACAGGAAGGAAACATTGACCTGCCGGAACTGCTCCATGTACTCGACCTCCCTGCAGGCGGACAGGATCAGGCCAGGCTCGATCCAGGCCCCTCTGTACCTGGTGTGTGGGCATTTAGGGATTGCTGGCTGATTTACTCACTCTCT
Proteins encoded in this region:
- the CRYBB2 gene encoding beta-crystallin B2; translation: MASDHQTQAGKPQPLNPKIIIFEQENFQGHSHELSGPCPNLKETGVEKAGSVLVQAGPWVGYEQANCKGEQFVFEKGEYPRWDSWTSSRRTDSLSSLRPIKVDSQEHKIILYENPNFTGKKMEIIDDDVPSFHAHGYQEKVSSVRVQSGTWVGYQYPGYRGLQYLLEKGDYKDSGDFGAPHPQVQSVRRIRDMQWHQRGAFHPSN